A region from the Chloroflexota bacterium genome encodes:
- a CDS encoding aromatic ring-hydroxylating dioxygenase subunit alpha, with protein MLTQEENELLVRTGPGTPMGELFRRFWVPVMLSEEIPEPDCTPARL; from the coding sequence ATGCTGACACAGGAAGAGAATGAACTCTTGGTGAGGACGGGCCCGGGGACGCCGATGGGCGAGCTGTTCCGGCGGTTCTGGGTGCCGGTCATGCTGTCGGAGGAGATTCCCGAACCCGACTGCACGCCTGCGCGCCT